One genomic segment of Danio aesculapii chromosome 15, fDanAes4.1, whole genome shotgun sequence includes these proteins:
- the tnfaip1 gene encoding BTB/POZ domain-containing adapter for CUL3-mediated RhoA degradation protein 2, whose translation MSGESCLHQLQPHTGPILPISSVGCPKTNTCTYRGVTGNKYVQLNVGGNLFYSTLQVLTRQDTLLRSMFSGKMEVLTDKEGWILIDRCGKHFGSILSYLRDGFVTLPKSRQSIMELLAEAKYYQFQGLIDLCQKELQDNEEKALCVIPVITSPKEEERLIQGCVRPVVKLLYNRGNNKYSYTSNSDDNLLKNIELFEKLSLSYSGRVLFIKDVIGDEICCWSFYGQHRKLAEVCCTSIVYATEKKQTKVEFPEARIYEETLNALLYETLPIPDNSLLEATRRRTNCCSHSEEEEAVELRERVRRIHIKRYSTYDDRPLGH comes from the exons ATGTCAGGAGAAAGCTGCCTGCACCAGCTTCAGCCACACACCGGGCCCATCCTGCCAATCTCTTCAGTGGGCTGCCCCAAGACCAACACCTGCACCTACCGTGGCGTCACCGGAAATAAGTACGTTCAGCTCAATGTTGGTGGAAATCTGTTCTATTCCACACTGCAGGTGCTCACTAGACAGGACACCCTGCTGAGATCCATGTTCAGCGGCAAGATGGAGGTGCTCACCGATAAGGAAG ggtggATCCTAATAGATCGCTGTGGGAAACACTTTGGCTCCATTCTCAGTTATCTCCGTGATGGATTTGTGACCTTGCCAAAGAGCAGACAGAGCATCATGGAGCTTCTAGCAGAAGCAAAATATTACCAGTTCCAGGGCTTGATAGACTTGTGCCAGAAGGAGCTACAG GACAATGAAGAAAAGGCTTTATGTGTAATCCCGGTCATAACCTCTCCTAAAGAGGAGGAGAGACTGATACAAGGCTGTGTGAGG CCTGTTGTGAAGCTGCTATACAATCGAGGAAATAACAAATATTCCTATACAAG CAACTCAGATGACAACCTGCTCAAGAATATTGAGCTGTTTGAGAAGCTGTCTCTGAGCTACAGTGGTCGTGTGCTCTTCATTAAAGACGTTATTGGAGATGAGATCTGCTGCTGGTCTTTTTACGGACAGCACCGTAAACTTGCTGAGGTCTGCTGCACATCTATCGTTTATGCTACTGAGAAGAAGCAGACAAAG GTTGAGTTTCCAGAAGCACGGATCTACGAGGAGACGCTAAACGCCCTGCTGTATGAGACTCTCCCCATCCCGGATAACTCTCTGTTAGAGGCCACCCGCAGACGCACCAATTGTTGCTCCCACAGTGAAGAGGAGGAGGCCGTGGAGCTGCGAGAGCGCGTGCGCCGCATCCACATTAAACGATACAGCACATATGACGACAGACCGCTTGGACATTAG